One window of Quercus robur chromosome 5, dhQueRobu3.1, whole genome shotgun sequence genomic DNA carries:
- the LOC126725109 gene encoding protein ACCELERATED CELL DEATH 6-like isoform X3: protein MEDHGIHISMAVHLYEAVENDNVVGFISNLEQVEQVTASGNSVLHKAASFGSKNIAKFIIDKFPFFLTRRNVLGDTALHVAIKARKYDVMEVLVDTNVNDREQLLEMKNNVGNTALHEAVIVQCSLEVVKYLFSRHKEASYYLNDGGESPLCLAIETESIEILELLLEAPYENGRLMERPRIESPVHVAIFKKRRDMLEIIFEKNKQLFHIRDEKGKTPLHYAASKGYIDGVRFLLITEFKHDAFGRSNNGDFPIHAACKRGHTKVVKEFLQQQWLYPTELLNKKSQNVLHVAAEYGKNDVVKAILSDSKLEELINAVDENGNTALHLASLYFHSNVLCSLTWNKRVDLKRRNKEGLTAIDIASRIRNNLKSRQANVGNKQMIAKQESQPEREDLQEEGHIKED, encoded by the exons ATGGAGGACCATGGCATACATATATCGATGGCTGTTCATTTATATGAAGCAGTAGAAAATGATAACGTTGTCGGTTTCATTTCTAACTTGGAACAAGTTGAACAAGTGACTGCATCAGGGAATTCAGTGCTTCACAAGGCAGCAAGTTTTGGAAGCAAAAATATAGCTAAGTTCATCATTGATAAATTCCCCTTCTTTCTTACCAGGAGAAATGTTTTAGGTGATACTGCACTTCACGTTGCAATCAAAGCTAGAAAATACGACGTAATGGAAGTCCTCGTTGATACTAATGTTAATGACCGTGAACAGTTATTAGAAATGAAGAACAACGTTGGAAACACTGCCCTGCATGAAGCTGTCATAGTTCAGTGTTCTCTTGAAGTCGTGAAATATTTATTTTCGCGTCATAAAGAAGCGTCGTACTATTTGAATGACGGAGGTGAATCTCCATTATGTCTAGCCATTGAAACTGAAAGTATAGAAATTCTTGAACTTTTGTTAGAAGCTCCATATGAAAATGGCAGGCTGATGGAAAGGCCTCGGATAGAGTCACCTGTTCATGTTGCCATCTTCAAGAAAAGACGAG ATATGTTGGAAATAATATTCGAGAAGAATAAACAACTATTCCACATAAGAGATGAAAAGGGGAAGACGCCATTGCATTATGCAGCATCCAAAGGTTACATTGATGGCGTTCGATTCCTGTTAATAACAGAATTTAAACATGATGCCTTTGGAAGGAGTAACAATGGTGACTTTCCTATTCATGCTGCGTGCAAAAGAGGACATACAAAAGTAGTCAAAGAGTTTCTTCAACAACAGTGGCTCTATCCAACAGAATTACTCAACAAAAAGAGCCAGAATGTTCTTCATGTTGCTGCTGAGTATGGAAAAAACGATGTGGTAAAAGCCATACTGAGTGACTCAAAACTTGAGGAGCTTATAAATGCAGTAGACGAGAATGGAAACACTGCTTTGCATTTGGCGTCACTATACTTTCATTCTAACGTTTTATGTTCTCTCACGTGGAATAAGAGAGTTGATTTAAAACGCAGAAACAAGGAAGGCCTGACTGCTATTGATATTGCATCAAGAATTCGAAACAATTTGAAATCTAGGCAG